The Dendropsophus ebraccatus isolate aDenEbr1 chromosome 3, aDenEbr1.pat, whole genome shotgun sequence genome includes a region encoding these proteins:
- the TINCR gene encoding TINCR ubiquitin domain containing, which produces MEKLRRLSLHWVKFEILVHVPEDCQMFPVTVRPVDTIKDLRVNLVKQGVTSWKKHFSYNGRELGEYETIRDLNIKSGAVILLVNKTAR; this is translated from the coding sequence ATGGAAAAGCTAAGAAGATTAAGTTTACATTGGGTCAAGTTTGAGATCTTAGTCCATGTACCTGAAGATTGCCAGATGTTTCCAGTAACCGTCAGACCTGTGGACACTATAAAGGACCTTAGAGTCAATCTTGTGAAACAAGGAGTCACCTCGTGGAAGAAGCATTTTTCCTACAATGGAAGAGAATTAGGAGAGTATGAAACTATTAGAGACCTCAACATCAAAAGTGGAGCTGTTATATTACTTGTTAATAAAACTGCAAG